From a single Solanum dulcamara chromosome 4, daSolDulc1.2, whole genome shotgun sequence genomic region:
- the LOC129886122 gene encoding pre-mRNA-splicing factor 38 — protein MANRTDPLAKSIRGTNPQNLVEKILRSKIYQNTYWKEQCFGLTAETLVDKAMELDHLGGTFGGNRKPSPFICLVMKMLQIQPEKDIVVEFIKNEDYKYVRVLGAFYLRLTGTDIDIYRYLEPLYNDYRKLRRKLADGQYALTHVDEYIDELLTTDYSCDIALPRIKKRWILEQNKQLEPRRSALEDDFEEEEEKDEDEPLATGLDDEHEKDYYRGGSPARERDRDRRRDSHRYRDRDYDRDRDYDRDYERERDYDRERGRRDRDRDRDRDRDRERDRDRHRLRDDKDYGRERDRDRRDRGRRRSYSRSRSRSRDRNDREDDRRKRHARSSASPARDEPKKKKEKKEKKDDGTDHPDPEIAEANRLRASLGLKPLKL, from the exons ATGGCGAATCGCACGGATCCATTGGCGAAGAGCATTAGGGGAACGAACCCACAGAACCTGGTGGAGAAAATCCTCAGGTCCAAAATATACCAAAACACCTACTGGAAAGAACAATGTTTCGGGTTGACAGCAGAAACACTAGTCGACAAAGCCATGGAACTTGATCACCTTGGTGGAACATTCGGCGGTAATCGGAAACCCTCACCCTTTATTTGCCTTGTCATGAAGATGCTCCAAATCCAGCCTGAAAAAGACATCGTTGTGGAGTTCATAAAGAACGAAGATTATAAGTATGTTCGTGTTCTTGGAGCTTTCTATTTGCGTCTTACGGGTACAGATATTGATATATATCGATATCTTGAGCCTCTCTACAATGATTATCGGAAGCTGAGGCGTAAATTAGCGGATGGGC agTATGCACTGACACATGTGGATGAGTATATAGATGAACTTCTTACGACAGATTACTCTTGTGATATTGCTTTGCCCCGCATCAAGAAAAG ATGGATATTGGAACAGAATAAACAGCTGGAACCTCGGAGAAGTGCGTTGGAAGATGACTTtgaagaggaagaggagaaggATGAGGATGAACCACTTGCCACTGGATTAGATGATGAGCATGAAAAG GATTACTATCGTGGGGGAAGTCCAGCTAGGGAGAGAGATCGGGATAGAAGACGAGATAGTCACAGATACAG gGACCGTGACTATGATAGAGATCGAGATTATGATAGAGACTATGAAAGAGAACGTGATTATGATAGGGAACGTGGCAGACGTGACAGGGATAGGGATAGGGATAGGGATAGAGACAGGGAGAGAGACAGGGACCGTCATCGCCTCAGGGACGATAAGGACTATGGTCGAGAGAGGGATCGTGATAGACGTGACCGTGGTCGACGCAGGAGTTATTCCAGGAGCAGAAGTAGAAGCAGAGACCGTAATGATCGTGAGGATGACCGTCGTAAAAGGCATGCTCGCAGCAGTGCTAGTCCTGCTCGGGATGAAcctaagaagaagaaggagaagaaggagaagaaagaTGATGGAACAGATCATCCTGATCCAGAGATTGCAGAAGCCAACAGGCTTAGGGCATCGCTCGGATTAAAGCCTTTGAAGCTATGA